A portion of the Limanda limanda chromosome 3, fLimLim1.1, whole genome shotgun sequence genome contains these proteins:
- the LOC132998073 gene encoding up-regulator of cell proliferation-like gives MSAMNTEEGALTALLNFLVKLGLKDFYPNKLSLRSLFKINKNSIEEKAVLSLEEIPWSFLRKLFKINAECRSSIQSSIRPKENIEEDNDLFNEDLYTADDSRDDEVNPLDLIVALFHCADSILQQEMSLKMSMCQFSLPLLLPGGNKSQCTLMLWALRDIVKEWRPHDLSESRGFVEDNIVQANIPFFSFVRLKNSSLSKSQILNHVLSRGQQNCNLFIYRDVKGGAVKREIADGLVEVCWYLPCGNESLDVFPGPVAFADLRGDICESLKQFNFLFQISTATLVFLDSVEESEHKILSSLQDVKSKLFLVVNRKGGKASEEMMSVKRLVDELGLPHNRVKVKDQRLNVAEFSEKLCEVIKASLLDVKDPMSIEDMVGKAVEPDVSVDESKTDAQRKAAEEIMDDVGVGSIPDYKKRNLSLQGANWKRLSKLEKEECRLKTSGDSGLEEYKCQLQEEKLQIRQKQQNSDVSKGMKRFIKCLSTNDKQKRDVFLKWMKLKFDKHSRVKLSKLRNEFKEQCKKKDVKLIAELDQALVESSLGTEHYMREMGLIYEFSTSSSTADEISQLPGLAAEMLLDGYPLELLDGDASNVPERWVTDVLMELHMKVGQRSRLLVLTVLGVQSSGKSTLLNTMFGVQFPVSSGRCTRGAFMLFLKVGEDLKSELNCDFIVLIDTEGLKAPDLAQLEDSYEHDNQLATFVIGLSDATIINIAMENAAEMKDVLQIAVHAFLRMKEIGKKPVCHFVHQNVSSVSAHDKNMTERKHLLDQLNEMTQIAAEMEKKPSIKEFTDVLDYDIDKNNWNIPGLWHGTPPMAPVNTGYSEAVAHFKKNLLQTVKKDPCNEVTQIPEFVEWMKSLWRAVKYENFIFSFKNTLVAQAYDNLCKEFNQWEWEFRKEILIWQTQAEVEILNADNESEVETWNRLVGEKKSEVSDKITDQQTTMTGKLYDYYKMTDKRVNLIDNNKADFLNRVKGLADEIKHSVLAKLDCTLQLKLSSKKVQDIQREYRGVIEKKVMKLLSDCNASTLTEEELTQEFEKMWAEATVNVSGLKERDIAACVLKQLTKDFCNQNVNEALQKVTDLKKMGTGPFETRNDHVDNYWQNFQRLRKGNLQKVADKIIDSCTRFVHDKVKTDGDYQDSFTKEVLEKIDESLKQCYNHHKTNSKFEIDLKLHICGVASREFVKMHKSFLSDNNPHTQLEKYKTQYLSDFLDLYQKQDPCHRKAKDFVQSCIKPAVKQFICGSLGVNIVDEILTGSHSAEYSSRTIFQYNIQKELLQKEDFKSFVSYIANCEIYVKDWIFEHIREKMSEDKTLCKLKNNNLQVIYKKISEAIDQAAIGEDGAPLPDNKESITKLISNMRKHLVKDISVSVEAEKNTLFLIQSSCHSFIKCLKISMKELKDQLEEEFSNSDDIDETLNKLPIKPQDQLFKRVFGCGRQCPFCKTPCEAGGKEHKMHHAAIHRPKGLGRVTCESSGRLVNSLCTTDVHSDGEFRNTDTKWEWHPYKDYKKYFPDWIIPPDRTIEASDYWKYVLVQYNDTFAEIYEAKPADVPEAWRGLTKEEALKGLSDAFNMK, from the exons ATGTCTGCGATGAACACGGAAGAAGGAGCGCTTACAG CCCTGTTGAACTTTCTCGTCAAACTTGGACTGAAGGACTTTTATCCCAACAAGCTCAGTCTACGGTCTCTCTTTAAGATCAACAAAAATAGTATTGAGGAAAAAGCTGTTTTATCGCTGGAGGAAATACCATGGAGTTTCCTCAGAAAACTGTTCAAAATAAACGCAGAATGCAGGAGCTCAATACAATCATCAATCAGgccaaaagaaaacattgaggAAGACAATGATCTCTTTAATGAAGACCTTTACACTGCTGATGACTCTAGAGATGATGAGGTTAACCCCCTCGACCTCATAGTCGCTCTCTTCCATTGCGCTGACAGCAtcctgcagcaggaaatgtccCTCAAGATGTCAATGTGCCAGTTCTCTCTTCCACTGCTGTTGCCCGGCGGCAACAAGAGTCAGTGTACCCTGATGCTGTGGGCTCTGAGAGACATCGTCAAAGAGTGGCGTCCACATGATCTGTCTGAATCAAGAGGGTTTGTTGAAGACAACATTGTCCAAGCAAATATACCATTCTTCTCCTTTGTGAGGCTGAAGAACAGCAGTTTATCCAAGTCCCAGATTTTGAATCATGTCCTCAGCAGAGGGCAACAGAACTGCAACCTCTTCATATACAGAGATGTGAAAGGGGGGGCAGTCAAAAGAGAAATTGCAGATGGACTCGTTGAGGTTTGCTGGTACCTTCCCTGCGGTAATGAAAGTTTAGATGTTTTTCCAGGGCCAGTAGCCTTCGCAGATTTGCGAGGGGACATTTGTGAATCACTCAAACAATTCAACTTTCTCTTTCAAATATCAACAGCTACCCTTGTGTTCCTGGACAGCGTTGAAGAAAGTGAGCACAAGATTCTATCTTCTCTTCAAGATGTGAAATCCAAACTCTTCTTAGTCGTTAATCGAAAGGGAGGGAAGGCCAGTGAGGAGATGATGTCTGTGAAGAGATTGGTGGATGAATTAGGTTTACCACACAACAGAGTGAAGGTCAAAGACCAGAGGCTTAATGTGGCAGAGTTCTCAGAGAAACTTTGTGAGGTCATCAAGGCATCCCTGTTAGATGTGAAAGACCCCATGAGCATTGAAGATATGGTTGGAAAAGCTGTTGAACCTGATGTGTCTGTGGACGAAAGCAAAACTGAcgcacagagaaaagcagctgaggagatcATGGACGACGTTGGAGTGGGAAGTATACCAGACTATAAAAAACGTAATCTGAGTTTGCAAGGAGCGAACTGGAAGAGGTTGTCAAAGTTAGAAAAGGAAGAGTGTAGACTGAAGACATCTGGTGATTCCGGACTTGAAGAATATAAATGTCAACTACAGGAAGAAAAATTACAAATCAGACAGAAGCAACAAAATTCTGATGTCTCCAAAGGAATGAAGAGGTTCATCAAGTGCTTATCgacaaatgacaaacaaaaaagagatGTTTTCCTGAAGTGGATGAAACTGAAGTTTGATAAACATTCACGAGTCAAACTCTCTAAGTTACGTAACGAATTCAAAGAGCAATGCAAGAAGAAAGACGTCAAACTCATAGCAGAGTTAGACCAAGCTTTGGTGGAGAGCTCTTTAGGAACAGAGCATTACATGAGAGAGATGGGACTGATCTACGAGTTCTCAACCAGCAGCTCAACAGCTGATGAAATATCCCAGCTCCCTGGTTTGGCAGCTGAAATGCTGTTGGATGGATATCCTTTAGAGCTTTTGGACGGAGATGCCTCCAACGTCCCAGAGAGATGGGTGACAGACGTACTGATGGAGCTTCACATGAAGGTTGGACAGAGGAGCAGACTGTTGGTACTGACTGTGTTGGGTGTTCAGAGCAGCGGTAAGTCAACGCTCCTCAACACCATGTTTGGTGTGCAGTTTCCTGTCAGCAGCGGCAGATGCACAAGAGGAGCTTTCATGCTCTTCCTCAAAGTTGGAGAGGATTTGAAAAGCGAGTTAAACTGTGATTTTATTGTCCTCATTGACACAGAGGGTCTTAAGGCTCCTGATCTGGCACAACTAGAGGACAGTTACGAGCACGACAACCAGCTAGCAACCTTTGTCATTGGCCTGAGTGATGCCACCATCATCAACATCGCAATGGAAAACGCAGCAGAAATGAAAGATGTCCTGCAAATTGCAGTGCATGCATTCTTGAGGATGAAAGAAATTGGAAAAAAGccagtttgtcattttgttcaCCAGAATGTTTCATCAGTTTCAGCTCATGACAAGAacatgacagaaagaaaacatctcctGGACCAACTCAATGAAATGACTCAAATCGCAgctgaaatggaaaagaaaccTTCTATCAAAGAGTTCACGGATGTGCTGGACTATGACATCGACAAGAACAACTGGAACATCCCAGGACTCTGGCATGGAACTCCACCAATGGCACCAGTGAACACAGGTTACAGTGAAGCTGTAGCACATTTCAAGAAAAACCTTTTGCAAACAGTGAAGAAGGATCCGTGCAATGAAGTGACGCAGATCCCAGAGTTTGTGGAATGGATGAAGAGTCTCTGGCGGGCAGTGAAATATGAGAACTTCATCTTCAGTTTCAAAAACACTCTTGTGGCTCAAGCCTATGACAACTTGTGCAAAGAGTTCAATCAGTGGGAATGGGAGTTCAGAAAAGAGATTCTGATCTGGCAAACACAAGCAGAGGTCGAAATCTTGAATGCTGACAATGAATCTGAGGTGGAAACTTGGAACAGATtagttggagaaaaaaaatctgaggtgTCAGACAAAATAACCGACCAACAAACAACAATGACTGGAAAACTCTACGACTACTACAAGATGACAGACAAACGAGTTAATCTGATTGACAATAACAAAGCGGACTTTTTAAACCGTGTCAAAGGCCTTGCAGATGAAATCAAACATTCTGTGTTGGCAAAACTGGATTGCACCCTTCAACTAAAACTAAGTTCAAAAAAAGTTCAGGACATTCAGAGAGAATACAGAGGTGTGATTGAAAAGAAGGTCATGAAGCTTCTGAGTGACTGCAACGCGTCAACTCTGACTGAGGAAGAGCTGACACAAGAGTTTGAAAAGATGTGGGCTGAAGCCACTGTAAACGTGTCCGGCCTGAAAGAGCGAGACATTGCAGCATGCGTCCTGAAGCAGCTGACAAAAGACTTCTGTAATCAGAATGTCAATGAGGCTTTGCAGAAAGTAACAGACCTAAAGAAAATGGGAACAGGTCCATTTGAAACTAGAAATGATCATGTAGACAATTATTGGCAGAATTTTCAACGTCTAAGGAAAGGAAATTTGCAGAAGGTTGCGGACAAAATCATTGACTCTTGTACAAGGTTTGTACATGATAAAGTAAAGACCGATGGAGATTACCAGGACTCTTTCACAAAGGAGGTTTTAGAAAAAATTGATGAATCCCTTAAACAATGTTACAAccatcacaaaacaaattcaaagtTTGAGATTGACCTGAAACTTCACATTTGTGGCGTTGCTTCAAGGGAATTTGTCAAAATGCACAAAAGTTTCTTGTCGGATAATAATCCTCACACTCAGCTGGAAAAATACAAGACTCAGTACCTGTCAGATTTTCTTGATTTATACCAAAAGCAAGATCCCTGCCATCGCAAAGCAAAAGATTTTGTCCAGTCTTGTATCAAACCTGCTGTGAAACAGTTCATCTGTGGATCTCTGGGAGTAAACATTGTGGATGAGATTCTCACAGGTTCCCATTCAGCAGAGTATAGTTCTCGCACAATCTTCCAGTACAACATTCAGAAAGAGTTGCTGCAAAAGGAAGACTTCAAGAGTTTTGTCAGTTACATTGCTAACTGTGAAATATATGTTAAGGATTGGATATTTGAGCACATCCGGGAAAAGATGTCAGAGGACAAGACTTTGTGCAAACTGAAGAACAACAATCTACAAGTCATCTACAAAAAAATATCAGAAGCGATAGATCAGGCAGCAATAGGAGAGGATGGTGCTCCGCTGCCAGATAACAAGGAAAGCATCACAAAGCTAATCAGTAACATGCGCAAACATTTGGTCAAAGACATCTCAGTTTCGGTGGAGGCTGAAAAAAACACCTTGTTTCTGATCCAAAGCTcatgtcattcattcatcaagTGTCTCAAGATCTCAATGAAGGAGTTGAAGGACCAACTGGAAGAGGAGTTCTCAAACTCTGATGACATCGATGAGACTCTGAACAAGCTTCCAATCAAACCACAGGATCAGCTTTTCAAGCGAGTGTTTGGTTGTGGACGACAGTGTCCATTTTGTAAGACTCCCTGTGAGGCCGGTGGCAAAGAACACAAGATGCATCATGCAGCCATTCATCGGCCAAAAGGTCTTGGCAGAGTCACCTGTGAGTCAAGTGGGAGGCTGGTTAATTCACTGTGTACAACTGACGTGCACAGTGATGGTGAattcagaaacacagacaccaaATGGGAGTGGCATCCATACAAGGACTACAAGAAGTACTTTCCAGACTGGATCATTCCTCCAGACCGCACCATAGAGGCATCTGACTACTGGAAGTACGTCCTGGTGCAATACAATGACACATTTGCTGAAATATATGAAGCCAAACCAGCTGATGTCCCAGAGGCCTGGAGGGGACTCACAAAGGAAGAAGCTCTGAAGGGTTTGAGCGACGCCTTCAACATGAAGTGA